From Acidobacteriota bacterium, one genomic window encodes:
- the fliS gene encoding flagellar export chaperone FliS has product MYAQPKGISSYGRQANTETDPIRQVVMLYDGAIKFLNLTALDIEAGDLVAKGEHSRRALDILTYLQSILDFEKGQDVAVNLDNLYRAITAMVLKASAKTDAQMMRKAGDLLVPVRDAWQVNAASSVTPPSGTAGESRGFAMVG; this is encoded by the coding sequence ATGTACGCTCAACCAAAAGGAATCTCCAGTTACGGCCGGCAGGCAAACACCGAAACCGATCCGATACGTCAGGTCGTGATGCTTTATGACGGTGCTATCAAGTTTCTGAATCTAACGGCTCTCGATATTGAGGCCGGCGATCTGGTCGCAAAAGGTGAACATTCGCGACGGGCTCTCGACATCCTGACGTATTTGCAGTCGATCCTCGATTTTGAAAAAGGCCAGGATGTTGCAGTGAACCTGGATAACCTGTATCGCGCAATTACAGCGATGGTGCTCAAGGCAAGTGCCAAAACGGACGCCCAAATGATGCGAAAGGCAGGCGATCTGCTCGTTCCGGTCCGCGACGCCTGGCAGGTGAATGCAGCAAGTTCAGTAACACCTCCGTCCGGAACGGCCGGGGAAAGCCGCGGTTTTGCAATGGTTGGTTAA
- a CDS encoding sigma-54-dependent Fis family transcriptional regulator → MKARILVVEDDTRLRNLLVEALTQEGHDLTSAESAEAAIDILKDEGFHVLLTDVNLPGKSGLELLPICLQLHPFTYMIVMTGYASIDMAVEAMKLGAADFLRKPISLKDLSGAVQVALKRIETPEPLVPARNASNPEIIATSVVMLNVLEQVNVIAPYKINVLVTGETGTGKELIAKAIHNASDRAKSNFIAMNCAAIPEQLLEDELFGHIKGAFTGAHTDRKGRFEQADGGTLFMDEIGDMNLALQAKLLRILQESEFERLGSSKTIKVDVRVVAATSADLEKKMADGSFRADLYHRLNVVHLSVPALRERPDDILPIAQGLLDRFCKMTGLPPKRIADETYHSLISYSFPGNVRQLQNAMERAAVFSGMGTEVKLEHLPEEIRNQTSLFQMSLGASYVPRSIPDEGIDFSEVVSQIERELLLQTLDKTGGNKMQAAKLLNMKRTTLVEKIKRLNIETGPDDEISAP, encoded by the coding sequence ATGAAAGCTAGAATTCTGGTAGTCGAAGACGATACACGGCTTCGCAATTTGTTGGTTGAGGCTCTCACGCAAGAGGGCCATGACCTGACGAGCGCTGAATCCGCTGAGGCCGCGATCGATATCCTGAAAGACGAGGGTTTTCACGTTCTATTAACGGACGTGAATCTGCCCGGAAAGAGCGGTCTTGAGCTTCTACCGATCTGCCTACAGCTTCATCCGTTTACTTACATGATAGTAATGACGGGCTATGCATCGATCGATATGGCGGTCGAGGCGATGAAGCTCGGTGCTGCGGATTTCCTGCGGAAACCTATCTCTTTAAAAGATCTCAGCGGTGCGGTCCAGGTTGCGCTCAAGCGGATCGAAACTCCTGAGCCGCTGGTTCCGGCGCGGAACGCCTCAAATCCCGAGATCATCGCGACTTCCGTCGTAATGCTCAACGTCCTGGAGCAGGTCAACGTCATTGCTCCGTACAAGATCAACGTGCTGGTGACGGGAGAGACCGGAACCGGTAAGGAACTGATCGCAAAAGCCATACACAATGCCAGCGACCGGGCTAAGAGTAACTTTATCGCGATGAACTGTGCCGCGATCCCGGAACAGCTTCTCGAAGACGAACTTTTCGGCCACATTAAAGGAGCATTTACTGGAGCCCACACCGACCGAAAGGGCCGGTTCGAACAGGCGGACGGCGGGACGCTTTTCATGGATGAGATCGGCGATATGAACCTCGCCCTGCAGGCGAAGCTCTTGAGAATACTGCAGGAAAGCGAATTTGAAAGGCTCGGCTCGTCGAAGACTATTAAGGTCGATGTTCGAGTAGTTGCAGCGACAAGCGCCGACCTTGAGAAAAAGATGGCGGACGGTTCGTTCCGGGCTGACCTGTATCATCGGCTGAACGTGGTTCATCTCAGCGTGCCGGCACTTCGTGAGCGGCCGGACGATATTTTGCCGATCGCACAAGGGCTACTCGACCGGTTTTGCAAAATGACGGGCCTGCCGCCGAAACGCATTGCCGACGAAACGTATCATTCGCTGATCTCATACAGTTTCCCCGGCAATGTCCGCCAGCTGCAAAATGCTATGGAGCGCGCGGCCGTCTTCTCTGGCATGGGGACTGAAGTAAAGCTTGAGCACCTGCCCGAGGAGATCCGGAACCAGACGAGCCTGTTCCAAATGAGCCTCGGCGCGAGCTATGTTCCGCGGTCGATACCGGACGAGGGAATCGATTTCTCAGAGGTCGTCTCGCAGATCGAGCGCGAGCTGCTGCTCCAGACCCTCGACAAGACCGGCGGCAACAAAATGCAGGCCGCCAAGCTCCTCAACATGAAGCGCACGACCCTCGTCGAAAAGATCAAACGCCTCAACATCGAAACCGGCCCCGATGACGAAATTTCTGCACCTTAA
- the flgB gene encoding flagellar basal body rod protein FlgB: MGLLGTDNVTNLLQTFLDVQSLRSQTIAGNIANADTPGYIAKEVDFEDFLKDAARESSLPPYQQNQLKMASRPNVIEQPVTTVGMDGNTVDTGREMAELAQAGSSFNFGAKMLQSRLKLLRTAIREGK; this comes from the coding sequence ATGGGATTATTGGGTACTGATAACGTAACAAATCTGCTGCAAACATTTCTGGATGTACAGAGCCTGAGGTCGCAGACTATCGCGGGCAATATCGCAAATGCCGACACGCCGGGCTATATCGCAAAGGAGGTCGATTTCGAGGACTTCCTGAAAGATGCTGCCCGCGAAAGCTCCTTGCCTCCGTACCAGCAGAATCAATTGAAGATGGCCAGCCGGCCCAACGTTATTGAGCAGCCAGTGACAACCGTCGGAATGGACGGCAACACCGTTGATACAGGCCGGGAGATGGCAGAACTCGCCCAGGCCGGCAGCAGCTTCAATTTCGGAGCGAAGATGCTGCAGTCCCGATTAAAACTTCTTCGTACGGCGATACGTGAGGGCAAATAG